A single region of the Candidatus Omnitrophota bacterium genome encodes:
- a CDS encoding NADH-quinone oxidoreductase subunit H, with product MWIDFWIKVIVSLLVLGGVLNLAGAQTWLERKQSALMQDRVGANRAYFTWRWLGPLNWVIRKLGSLGIINALADVLKMISKEDIIPARGDKFLHTLAPFLSVFFAIVAFAAIPLGPTLQLWGREIPLQVANINAGLLVVLALASIGIYGVILAGMVSGNNFSTIGGLRAASQMLAYEIALGVSLIGVVICYGTLDLNQIILKQGSHVAGGWIPLWGIITQPLAFIIFVTAALAETKRVPFDLPEGEPEIIGYFTEYSGMKFGAFFLTDFVEIVLVSALTAVLFFGGWQTPWLAADGFHFPWGAVVAVPHLAFVAVGLVSLTLKVSGFIWFFMLIRWTLPRFRYDQLMHLGWKVLFPLSLVNIAVTSVIIVLR from the coding sequence ATGTGGATTGATTTTTGGATTAAAGTGATTGTCAGTCTGCTCGTGCTCGGCGGCGTGCTGAATCTTGCCGGCGCGCAGACCTGGCTGGAGCGCAAGCAAAGCGCGCTGATGCAAGACCGCGTGGGCGCGAACCGGGCCTACTTCACCTGGCGGTGGCTTGGGCCGCTCAACTGGGTCATCCGCAAGCTTGGCAGCTTAGGAATCATCAACGCGCTGGCCGATGTGCTGAAGATGATCTCCAAGGAAGATATCATTCCAGCGAGGGGAGATAAGTTTCTCCACACGCTGGCCCCGTTTCTCTCGGTCTTTTTCGCCATCGTAGCCTTTGCGGCGATTCCTCTCGGGCCGACGCTGCAACTGTGGGGCCGAGAAATTCCGCTGCAAGTCGCCAACATCAACGCCGGGCTGCTCGTGGTCCTGGCCCTCGCCTCCATCGGCATCTACGGGGTAATCCTCGCCGGCATGGTGTCGGGCAACAACTTCTCCACGATCGGCGGGTTGCGCGCGGCGTCCCAAATGCTGGCCTATGAAATCGCCTTAGGCGTTTCGCTCATCGGGGTTGTGATCTGCTATGGCACGCTGGATCTGAACCAGATCATCCTGAAGCAGGGCAGCCATGTCGCCGGCGGATGGATTCCCTTATGGGGGATCATCACGCAGCCGTTGGCGTTCATTATTTTTGTCACCGCCGCCTTAGCAGAAACCAAGCGCGTGCCGTTTGATCTGCCGGAAGGCGAACCGGAAATCATCGGTTACTTCACCGAATACAGCGGCATGAAGTTCGGCGCGTTTTTCTTGACCGACTTCGTCGAAATCGTGCTGGTGTCTGCGCTGACCGCCGTGCTGTTTTTCGGCGGATGGCAAACGCCGTGGCTCGCCGCCGATGGGTTCCATTTCCCGTGGGGCGCGGTCGTGGCGGTGCCGCATCTCGCCTTTGTGGCCGTCGGACTCGTGTCGTTGACGCTCAAAGTCTCAGGTTTCATCTGGTTCTTCATGTTGATTCGATGGACTCTGCCGCGATTTCGGTATGACCAGCTGATGCACTTAGGCTGGAAGGTTCTGTTTCCCCTCTCGTTAGTCAATATCGCAGTTACGAGCGTAATCATCGTATTAAGGTAA